In Amphiprion ocellaris isolate individual 3 ecotype Okinawa chromosome 3, ASM2253959v1, whole genome shotgun sequence, one genomic interval encodes:
- the LOC111581269 gene encoding SH2 domain-containing protein 7-like, with the protein MTAGSNPTVVISRTGIERNCYRQQKPRSEKICHFSQSRLKDQKYTSPHIRTCLKLCFKDRVRMEQREPTGDPNVEGRLRELASKWFIDTQVPLIVKNGLFPTWFLGFITRKDAEEMLREKELGCFLIRLSEKALGYILSYKGRDRCRHFVINQSETGQFVVCGDTEGHDTVPDLIEHYKSSPIEPFGEYLTCSCFEAMDEELYDIIQFSPKEKPVVPVRSVNKTRQQQINPEQQPAPPPRSNRTSEEVPPLPRRSRHFDSSINDRERVLYAQLRKQSPRAQHNSQDSLPGRAERSTNKDQNIGRCSPPSGPKTAYSELGLLECKSRSLPLLDNISDEEQPYRLSVPPDTPPRLSPRPGRQVTSCVPQPEKKDKCSRPSSNHSLDHMSDGAVYHLAGSPHTTLFDTRSSIPNQHDNSVYAEVSTEDPSGRFPHDSAYELIPNHKETAQSKPNSNTYEPLEDIRRKHNSWGLKNDKWKWLFPEVKRKW; encoded by the exons ATGACAGCAGGTTCAAACCCCACAGTGGTAATCTCAAGGACAG GGATTGAAAGGAACTGCTACAGACAACAGAAACCAAGGTCTGAAAAGATCTGCCACTTTTCACAGTCAAGACTGAaggatcaaaaatatacatcacCCCACATTAGGACCTGTTTGAAACTTTGCTTCAAG GATCGGGTGAGGATGGAGCAAAGGGAACCGACAGGGGATCCTAACGTCGAAGGGAGACTCAGGGAACTGGCATCAAAGTGGTTTATAGACACTCAAGTGCCACTCATCGTCAAAAACGGCCTCTTTCCCACTTGGTTCCTGGGCTTCATCACCAGAAA GGATGCTGAAGAAATGCTTAGAGAAAAAGAGCTGGGCTGTTTCTTGATTCGTCTCAGTGAGAAGGCTCTCGGATACATTCTGTCCTACAA AGGCAGGGATCGGTGTCGACACTTTGTGATAAACCAAAGTGAAACAGGACAGTTTGTGGTCTGTGGGGACACTGAGGGACACGACACAGTGCCTGATCTGATAGAACACTACAAGTCGAGCCCCATTGAGCCGTTTGGAGAATATCTGACATGTTCGTGTTTTGAG gCAATGGATGAAGAGCTGTATGATATTATCCAGTTCAGCCCCAAAGAAAAGCCAGTTGTTCCCGTCAGATCTGTGAACAAGACGCGACAACAACAGATTAACCCAGAGCAGCAACCTGCACCGCCACCACGGAGCAACAGAACATCAGAG GAAGTACCACCTTTGCCTCGGAGGAGTCGGCACTTTGATAGCAGCATCAATGACCGTGAGAGGGTTTTGTACGCTCAGCTCAGGAAGCAGTCACCCAGAGCCCAACACAACAGTCAGGACAGTTTACCAGGGAGAGCCGAGAGGTCAACAAACAAAGACCAGAACATTGGAAGGTGTAGTCCTCCATCAGGACCAAAAACTGCTTACTCTGAGCTTGGCCTGCTGGAATGCAAGAGCAGATCTCTGCCGCTGCTGGACAACATCTCTGATGAAGAGCAGCCCTACAGGCTGAGCGTACCTCCTGATACCCCACCAAGACTTTCCCCCAGACCAGGCAGACAAGTCACTAGCTGTGTCCCACAGCCAGAGAAGAAAGATAAATGCAGCAGACCGAGCAGCAACCACAGCCTGGACCACATGAGTGATGGTGCCGTCTATCACCTGGCTGGCAGCCCACACACTACACTCTTTGACACTAGATCATCAATCCCAAATCAGCATGACAACTCTGTGTATGCTGAGGTTTCCACTGAAGATCCATCTGGTCGCTTCCCTCATGATAGTGCATACGAGTTGATCCCAAACCACAAGGAAACAGCCCAGTCTAAACCCAACAGCAACACCTACGAGCCTCTGGAGGACATCAGGCGCAAACATAACTCCTGGGGCTTAAAG aatgacaaatggaaatgGCTCTTCCCTGAGGTCAAGAGGAAATGGTGA